One stretch of Deltaproteobacteria bacterium DNA includes these proteins:
- a CDS encoding acyl-CoA dehydrogenase family protein produces MEPTSESPSPEVVRLPGNPRGGAFLIEPIGSRDIFITGEFTEEQLAYAETAEEFVTKEILPRLDAIERKEEGLMPRLLKRAGELGLLMIDIPERDGGLGLDKATSMLVSERAAKCASFSVSWGAHTGIGTLPLVYYGTGEQKARYLPKLATGEMLAAYALTEPGSGSDATGARTTAVLTPDGSHYVLNGVKQFITNAGFADLFTVFAKIDGDKFTAFLVERATPGLSTGPEEQKLGIKGSSTRQLILEDARVPAANLLGEIGRGHKIAFNILNVGRFKLGCGAAGAARECLDGAIRYASERTQFGKPIASFGAIQQKLADMATRIFVADAMSYRTAGLMDDATRALDESASDYQRQVVDVLDEYSIECSIIKVFGTECLDFVADEALQTLGGYGFIDEYPIERHYRDARINRIFEGTNEINRLIIPATLMKRVAKGGLPYLGFLQKVQEEIDDVGRRPLCTLGPLGQEAQACEMAKRVVAYSVQVIMQRGLADLAAKQQHLMLLADMIIDVYAMESVTARVLEQMRIRPDADATAELAMTYVFVASANQRVAAHAARLLCNELEGEELERHLETVRAFTPFIPLRTIDTKTRLAERLVAAGRFEFI; encoded by the coding sequence ATGGAACCCACGAGCGAGAGTCCGTCCCCGGAGGTCGTCCGCCTCCCCGGCAACCCCCGCGGCGGCGCCTTTCTGATCGAGCCGATCGGCAGCCGCGACATCTTCATCACGGGCGAGTTCACCGAGGAGCAGCTCGCCTACGCGGAGACCGCCGAGGAGTTCGTCACCAAGGAGATCCTGCCGCGGCTCGACGCGATCGAGCGCAAGGAAGAAGGGCTCATGCCCCGGCTCTTGAAGCGCGCCGGCGAGCTCGGCCTCCTCATGATCGACATCCCCGAGCGCGACGGCGGGCTCGGGCTCGACAAGGCGACGTCGATGCTGGTCTCCGAGCGCGCCGCGAAGTGCGCATCGTTCAGCGTCTCCTGGGGCGCCCACACCGGTATCGGGACCCTGCCGCTCGTCTACTACGGCACCGGCGAGCAGAAAGCGCGCTACCTCCCGAAGCTCGCGACCGGCGAGATGCTCGCCGCCTACGCGCTCACCGAGCCCGGGTCGGGCAGCGACGCGACCGGCGCCCGCACGACCGCCGTGCTCACCCCCGACGGCTCCCACTACGTCCTGAACGGCGTGAAGCAGTTCATCACCAACGCCGGCTTCGCCGATCTCTTCACCGTCTTCGCGAAGATCGACGGCGACAAGTTCACCGCGTTCCTGGTCGAGCGCGCGACCCCCGGCCTCTCGACGGGCCCCGAGGAGCAGAAGCTCGGCATCAAGGGCTCGTCGACGCGCCAGCTCATCCTCGAAGACGCGCGGGTTCCGGCCGCGAACCTCCTCGGCGAGATCGGCCGCGGCCACAAGATCGCCTTCAACATCCTGAACGTCGGGCGCTTCAAGCTCGGCTGCGGCGCCGCCGGCGCGGCGCGCGAGTGCCTCGACGGCGCGATCCGCTACGCCTCCGAGCGCACGCAGTTCGGGAAGCCGATCGCGTCCTTCGGCGCCATTCAGCAGAAGCTCGCCGACATGGCGACCCGCATCTTCGTCGCCGACGCGATGTCGTACCGCACCGCCGGTCTGATGGACGACGCGACGCGCGCCCTCGACGAGAGCGCGTCCGACTACCAGCGCCAGGTCGTCGACGTGCTCGACGAATACTCGATCGAGTGCTCCATCATCAAAGTCTTCGGCACCGAGTGTCTCGACTTCGTCGCTGACGAGGCGCTCCAGACGCTCGGCGGCTACGGCTTCATCGACGAGTACCCGATCGAGCGCCACTATCGCGACGCGCGCATCAACCGCATCTTCGAGGGCACGAACGAGATCAACCGTCTCATCATCCCGGCGACGCTGATGAAGCGCGTCGCCAAGGGCGGCCTGCCGTATCTCGGGTTCCTCCAGAAGGTGCAGGAGGAGATCGACGACGTCGGGCGGCGGCCGCTCTGTACACTGGGCCCTCTCGGCCAGGAGGCGCAGGCCTGCGAGATGGCGAAGCGCGTGGTCGCCTACTCGGTGCAGGTCATCATGCAGCGCGGCCTCGCCGACCTCGCGGCGAAACAGCAGCACCTGATGCTCCTCGCCGACATGATCATCGACGTCTACGCGATGGAGAGCGTGACGGCGCGCGTTCTCGAGCAGATGCGGATCCGACCCGACGCCGACGCGACCGCCGAGCTCGCCATGACCTACGTGTTCGTCGCGTCGGCGAACCAGCGCGTCGCCGCGCACGCCGCGCGCCTCCTCTGCAACGAGCTCGAGGGCGAGGAGCTGGAGCGGCACCTGGAGACGGTCCGCGCCTTCACCCCGTTCATCCCGCTCCGCACGATCGACACCAAGACCCGGCTCGCCGAACGCCTGGTCGCGGCCGGCCGCTTCGAGTTCATCTGA
- a CDS encoding M20/M25/M40 family metallo-hydrolase: MVPSDRRFTPAMGSYLHDVARRLIAFDTVSAGSNAGAAAVLADELARHGFRVACQEYESEGVTKVNVVATAGPPVAGGLIVSGHVDVVPFANQAGWTRDPLAFTVDDARAYGRGTSDMKGFLAQCVAAAAVIDRARLARPLAFVFTADEEIGCGGARRLVPALPALLAGVPLPTLAWIGEPTAWRVYHTHKGIVVFTITAHGVAGHSSLPERGQNAIAVMARAIAVIGAYQAELRAAAPRASAADFPECPYTPLNLGGVRGGSADNMIADRCTLTVSYRPLPDEDPLAVHREVARRLAAADLRDPGSPEAPARVDVGAASVVAGMRSPRATPLAAALADALGPRSAGGAGGAPFATDGGEFARGGVASLVCGPGELGQAHQPNESIARAAFEEGVEVIGRVVARLCVG; the protein is encoded by the coding sequence GTGGTTCCTTCTGACCGACGCTTCACGCCCGCCATGGGCTCGTACCTCCACGACGTGGCGCGCCGCCTGATCGCGTTCGACACGGTGAGCGCCGGGAGCAACGCGGGCGCCGCGGCGGTGCTCGCCGACGAGCTCGCCCGTCACGGGTTTCGCGTCGCCTGTCAGGAGTACGAGAGCGAGGGCGTGACGAAGGTGAACGTCGTCGCGACGGCCGGACCGCCGGTCGCCGGCGGCCTCATCGTGTCGGGTCACGTCGACGTCGTGCCCTTCGCGAACCAGGCGGGCTGGACGCGCGACCCGCTGGCCTTCACCGTCGACGATGCGCGCGCGTACGGCCGGGGCACGAGCGACATGAAGGGGTTCCTCGCCCAGTGCGTCGCCGCGGCCGCGGTGATCGACCGCGCGCGGCTCGCGCGGCCGCTCGCCTTCGTCTTCACCGCCGACGAGGAGATCGGCTGCGGTGGCGCCCGCCGCCTCGTCCCCGCGCTTCCCGCACTCCTCGCCGGCGTGCCGCTTCCGACCCTCGCGTGGATCGGCGAGCCGACGGCGTGGCGCGTGTACCACACCCACAAGGGCATCGTCGTCTTCACGATCACGGCGCACGGCGTGGCCGGGCACAGCAGCCTTCCGGAGCGCGGTCAGAACGCGATCGCCGTCATGGCGCGGGCGATCGCGGTGATCGGCGCGTACCAGGCCGAGCTGCGCGCGGCGGCTCCGCGCGCAAGCGCCGCCGACTTCCCGGAATGCCCGTACACGCCGCTGAATCTCGGCGGCGTGCGCGGCGGCAGCGCCGACAACATGATTGCCGATCGCTGCACGCTGACCGTGAGCTACCGGCCGTTGCCCGACGAGGATCCGCTCGCGGTGCATCGGGAGGTCGCGCGCCGGCTCGCGGCGGCCGATCTCCGCGACCCGGGATCGCCCGAGGCGCCGGCGCGCGTGGACGTTGGCGCGGCGTCGGTCGTCGCGGGCATGCGCTCGCCGCGCGCCACGCCGCTCGCGGCGGCGCTCGCGGACGCGCTCGGTCCCCGCAGCGCGGGCGGCGCGGGGGGCGCGCCCTTCGCGACCGACGGCGGCGAGTTCGCGCGGGGTGGCGTCGCGAGCCTCGTCTGCGGTCCGGGCGAGCTCGGGCAGGCGCACCAGCCGAACGAGAGCATCGCCCGCGCCGCCTTCGAGGAAGGAGTGGAAGTGATCGGCCGCGTCGTCGCCCGGCTCTGCGTCGGCTGA
- a CDS encoding type II toxin-antitoxin system PemK/MazF family toxin, whose amino-acid sequence MRRGDVWWGAPPLPGGSRKRRPFLVVSLDAFNRNELYPKVMVVHLTTTQRSGDPFQWEVEVPRGVAGLQAASTVKCNEVYTLRKAHLETPVGTLPRSYLERVDRALGVALGIGAPR is encoded by the coding sequence GTGCGGCGCGGTGACGTGTGGTGGGGAGCGCCGCCGCTCCCCGGTGGATCGCGCAAGCGGCGGCCCTTTCTCGTCGTCTCGCTCGACGCGTTCAACCGCAACGAGCTCTACCCCAAGGTGATGGTCGTCCATCTGACGACGACCCAGCGCTCGGGTGATCCGTTCCAGTGGGAGGTCGAGGTGCCGCGCGGCGTCGCCGGGTTGCAAGCGGCGAGCACGGTGAAGTGCAACGAGGTCTACACCCTGCGGAAGGCGCACCTCGAGACGCCGGTGGGCACGTTGCCGCGGTCGTACCTCGAGCGTGTCGATCGCGCGCTCGGCGTGGCGCTCGGCATCGGCGCGCCGCGCTGA
- a CDS encoding DMT family transporter: MWGGGGPGRADAERAGLVFAGLCAVNGAFVPAVARLTSVQVDPLLVATVSSLFAGAFALAVLGARGELGVLFAPGKAPRFALVGLLGTALAFVLFYAGARRTSAIEAALGLQVEPIYSLFGAWLGLGHRPTLRRVLALGVLLAGLALALGAHELSTSSGVWLILLTPLCWQLSHLVVLRGLRGVDGVTPSVLTGARYVYGGAILTVAWLAFGRGDDALAALGPSLALLAFQGIVLSYLGTIVWYAAIVRLDLARTTAIVVPSIPVLSLAASFALLGEVPTLRQALGMALTAAGVLAFVTAPHAEPARRRVPTLTLRAH, encoded by the coding sequence ATGTGGGGCGGAGGAGGGCCGGGACGCGCGGATGCCGAGCGCGCCGGGCTCGTCTTCGCGGGGCTCTGCGCCGTGAACGGCGCGTTCGTGCCGGCCGTCGCCCGGCTGACGAGCGTCCAGGTCGATCCGCTCCTCGTCGCGACCGTGTCGAGCCTTTTCGCCGGCGCCTTCGCGCTCGCCGTGCTCGGGGCGCGCGGCGAGCTCGGCGTGCTGTTCGCGCCTGGCAAGGCGCCGCGGTTCGCGCTGGTCGGCTTGCTCGGCACGGCGCTCGCGTTCGTCCTCTTCTACGCGGGGGCGCGGCGGACGAGCGCGATCGAGGCGGCGCTCGGCTTGCAAGTCGAGCCGATCTATTCGCTCTTCGGCGCCTGGCTCGGGCTCGGTCATCGGCCGACGCTGCGGCGCGTGCTCGCGCTCGGCGTCCTGCTCGCGGGCCTCGCGCTCGCCCTCGGCGCGCACGAGCTGTCCACCTCGAGCGGCGTCTGGCTGATCCTCCTGACGCCGCTCTGCTGGCAGCTCTCGCACCTCGTCGTGCTGCGCGGGCTCCGGGGCGTCGACGGCGTGACGCCGTCGGTGCTGACGGGGGCGCGCTACGTGTACGGGGGAGCGATCCTCACGGTCGCCTGGCTCGCGTTCGGCCGCGGCGACGACGCGCTCGCGGCGCTCGGTCCGAGCCTGGCGCTCCTCGCGTTCCAGGGGATCGTGCTCTCCTATCTCGGCACGATCGTCTGGTACGCCGCCATCGTCCGCCTCGACCTCGCGCGCACGACCGCGATCGTCGTGCCGTCGATTCCGGTGTTGTCGCTCGCGGCGTCGTTCGCCCTGCTCGGCGAGGTCCCGACGCTGCGGCAGGCGCTCGGCATGGCGCTCACGGCGGCCGGCGTGCTCGCCTTCGTCACCGCGCCGCACGCGGAGCCGGCGCGGCGCCGCGTCCCGACGCTGACGCTGCGCGCGCACTGA
- a CDS encoding 3-deoxy-7-phosphoheptulonate synthase, whose protein sequence is MIEKIEDRNVEDIMPLISPRAVKAAQPLTKRAADLVLETRRAIRDVLHGRDRDRLVVVVGPCSIHDPDAAHDYAHRLLEVARATRDRLIVVMRTYFEKPRTTIGWKGLINDPHLDGSCDIATGLQLARKTLLEINELGLPCGGEVLDPITPQYISDLLSWASIGARTIESQTHREMASGLSMPIGFKNSTDGGLQVALHAMISARHPHTFLGIGADGATAMIKTGGNPDRHVVLRGGGGGPNYSAADVARAAEMVAGEGLARPVMIDCSHGNSSKDYTRQPIVCREVLAHLGTSNGAVMGLLVESNLEPGRQDWVAGTDLRYGVSITDACIGWDETETLLGEIAAATRTKSAA, encoded by the coding sequence GTGATCGAGAAAATCGAAGACCGGAACGTGGAGGACATCATGCCGCTCATCTCGCCGCGCGCCGTGAAGGCGGCGCAGCCGCTCACGAAGCGCGCCGCGGACCTCGTGCTGGAGACCCGGCGCGCGATTCGCGACGTCCTGCACGGACGCGATCGCGACCGCCTGGTGGTCGTCGTGGGCCCCTGCTCCATCCACGACCCCGACGCGGCGCACGACTACGCGCACCGGCTGCTCGAGGTCGCGAGGGCCACCCGCGACCGCCTGATCGTCGTCATGCGCACCTACTTCGAGAAGCCGCGCACGACGATCGGCTGGAAGGGCCTCATCAACGACCCGCACCTCGACGGCTCGTGCGACATCGCGACCGGCCTGCAGCTCGCCCGCAAGACCCTCCTCGAGATCAACGAGCTCGGGCTGCCGTGCGGCGGCGAGGTCCTCGATCCCATCACGCCGCAGTACATCTCGGATCTCCTCAGCTGGGCTTCGATCGGCGCCCGCACCATCGAGAGTCAGACCCACCGCGAGATGGCGAGCGGCCTCTCGATGCCGATCGGCTTCAAGAACTCGACCGACGGCGGCTTGCAGGTGGCGCTCCACGCGATGATCTCGGCGCGCCACCCGCACACCTTCCTCGGCATCGGCGCCGACGGCGCCACCGCGATGATCAAGACGGGCGGCAACCCCGACCGCCACGTCGTGTTGCGCGGCGGCGGCGGCGGCCCGAACTACAGCGCGGCCGACGTCGCGCGCGCGGCCGAGATGGTGGCGGGCGAGGGGCTCGCGCGACCGGTCATGATCGACTGCTCGCACGGCAACTCGAGCAAGGACTACACGCGCCAGCCGATCGTCTGCCGCGAGGTGCTCGCGCATCTCGGCACGAGCAACGGCGCCGTGATGGGCCTGCTGGTCGAGAGCAATCTCGAGCCCGGCCGGCAGGACTGGGTCGCCGGCACCGATCTCCGCTACGGCGTGTCGATCACCGACGCGTGCATCGGGTGGGACGAGACGGAGACGCTGCTCGGCGAGATCGCCGCAGCGACGCGCACGAAGAGCGCGGCGTAG
- a CDS encoding GFA family protein — MVALPLTGGCQCGALRYEITMAPLMVYNCHCTNCQKIGGGAFSTPITVLEAAFRVVAGEPRVVEWTSEAGNTRWGSFCGACGSRIGHGARPSNGVLSIRGGTLDDTSWLEPVADIWTRSAQPWIGRAAGRLEYDRQPADYGPIMDAFRAQGRFAS, encoded by the coding sequence ATGGTCGCACTACCGCTCACCGGCGGGTGTCAATGCGGGGCGCTGCGCTACGAGATCACGATGGCGCCGCTCATGGTCTACAACTGCCACTGCACGAACTGCCAGAAGATCGGCGGCGGCGCATTCTCGACGCCGATCACCGTCCTCGAGGCGGCGTTCCGCGTGGTCGCGGGCGAGCCCCGGGTCGTCGAGTGGACGTCCGAGGCCGGCAACACGCGCTGGGGCTCCTTCTGCGGCGCGTGCGGGAGCCGCATCGGGCACGGGGCGCGGCCGTCGAACGGTGTGTTGAGCATCCGCGGCGGCACGCTCGACGACACGAGCTGGCTCGAGCCCGTCGCCGATATCTGGACGCGCAGCGCGCAGCCGTGGATCGGGCGCGCGGCGGGACGCCTGGAGTACGACCGGCAGCCGGCCGACTACGGGCCGATCATGGACGCGTTCCGCGCGCAGGGGCGCTTCGCGAGTTGA
- a CDS encoding EVE domain-containing protein: MASIWLFKTEPSAYAYGQLERDRKTVWDGVKNPVARKHIAAVKRGDQVLIYHTGDEKAVIGIAKALSDGYPDPKQKDAKAAVVDLAPVERLARPVTLAELKQRPSLKDFPLVRLPRLSAMPVAAAEWKEIERLSRA, encoded by the coding sequence GTGGCGAGCATCTGGCTCTTCAAGACCGAACCGAGCGCGTACGCGTACGGCCAGCTGGAGCGCGATCGGAAGACCGTCTGGGACGGCGTGAAGAACCCCGTCGCACGCAAGCACATCGCGGCGGTGAAGCGCGGCGACCAGGTACTGATCTACCACACGGGCGACGAGAAGGCGGTGATCGGGATCGCGAAGGCGCTCTCGGACGGCTATCCCGACCCGAAGCAGAAGGACGCGAAGGCCGCGGTCGTCGACCTCGCGCCCGTGGAGCGCCTGGCGCGCCCCGTGACGCTCGCCGAGCTGAAGCAGCGTCCGTCGTTGAAGGACTTTCCGTTGGTGCGCCTGCCGCGGCTCTCGGCGATGCCGGTCGCGGCCGCGGAGTGGAAGGAGATCGAACGTCTGAGCCGCGCCTGA